In a single window of the Tellurirhabdus bombi genome:
- a CDS encoding VOC family protein, with amino-acid sequence MATKIFVNLPVKNLDQSVAFFTKLGFTFNPQFTDEKATCMVVGDDNYVMLLVEPFFQSFTKKELNNTSTTAETIIALTADNRQQVDELADKAIAAGATTYAEPIDQGFMYSRSFQDLDGHHWEFFYMDPKAVEPQ; translated from the coding sequence ATGGCGACTAAAATTTTTGTCAATCTGCCCGTTAAGAATTTAGATCAATCTGTAGCCTTTTTTACGAAACTCGGCTTTACGTTTAACCCTCAATTCACCGATGAAAAGGCCACTTGCATGGTCGTTGGCGACGATAACTATGTTATGCTTTTGGTAGAGCCGTTTTTTCAATCGTTTACCAAAAAAGAGCTGAACAATACTTCCACCACTGCGGAAACCATCATTGCCTTGACCGCTGACAACCGGCAACAAGTCGATGAACTCGCCGATAAAGCCATTGCAGCCGGAGCAACAACCTATGCAGAGCCTATAGATCAAGGCTTTATGTATAGCCGAAGCTTCCAGGACCTGGACGGCCATCATTGGGAATTTTTCTACATGGATCCCAAAGCCGTTGAGCCTCAATAG
- a CDS encoding alpha/beta fold hydrolase, whose product MQAISKKGTIDSQGFKLGYIIEGEGMPALVIGSSVYYPRTFLGNIREHLKLIFIDHRGFVPPPRELAPEDYQLNVLLADVDRIRKELELENVLVIGHSGHAFLALEYAKKYTQHVSRVVMIGVSPNYSAATHQATAAFFQTRATPERKQAFDKNMALLPAQIEAAPERRFVAFCVAAGPQSWYDYQFDATALWRGVYTNMQIIDHVWGAIFRDIDITEGLADFDKPVLLLLGKYDFLTGPPTLWDSVRGRFNDLTISVFEESSHTPQYEEPDLFNQTLLRWLGVPTH is encoded by the coding sequence ATGCAAGCGATAAGTAAAAAAGGAACAATTGATAGTCAGGGGTTTAAGTTAGGTTATATCATTGAAGGGGAAGGAATGCCTGCTTTAGTCATTGGTAGTTCCGTCTATTATCCCAGAACATTTTTGGGGAATATCCGTGAACACCTAAAGCTTATTTTCATCGATCACCGTGGGTTTGTGCCGCCGCCCCGAGAACTCGCACCTGAAGATTATCAGTTGAATGTGCTGCTGGCCGACGTTGACCGCATCAGAAAGGAATTAGAACTAGAAAATGTGCTGGTGATTGGCCACTCGGGGCATGCGTTTTTGGCATTAGAATATGCTAAAAAATACACTCAGCATGTCTCGCGCGTGGTGATGATTGGCGTTAGCCCCAACTACAGTGCTGCCACGCACCAGGCTACGGCAGCTTTTTTTCAGACCCGGGCTACGCCGGAGCGGAAGCAAGCTTTCGACAAAAACATGGCGCTGTTACCCGCCCAAATTGAGGCAGCTCCCGAACGCCGTTTTGTGGCTTTTTGCGTTGCTGCCGGGCCGCAAAGCTGGTATGACTACCAATTTGACGCCACTGCTTTATGGCGTGGCGTTTATACCAACATGCAAATTATTGATCATGTCTGGGGTGCGATTTTTCGGGATATTGATATTACGGAGGGATTGGCTGATTTTGATAAACCCGTGTTGTTACTCCTTGGCAAATATGACTTCCTGACAGGGCCTCCTACCTTATGGGACTCGGTGCGGGGACGATTTAATGATCTGACTATAAGTGTGTTTGAAGAGAGTTCGCACACGCCTCAGTATGAAGAGCCCGACTTGTTCAACCAAACTTTGCTGCGTTGGCTCGGGGTTCCGACTCATTAA